A single Suricata suricatta isolate VVHF042 chromosome 2, meerkat_22Aug2017_6uvM2_HiC, whole genome shotgun sequence DNA region contains:
- the DKK1 gene encoding dickkopf-related protein 1, whose product MRSLGAARAARVLAALAAAALCGHLQLGVSATLNSVLVNSNAIKNLPPALGGAAGHPGSAVSAAPGLLFEGGNKYQTIDNYQPYPCAEDEECSTEEYCSSPTRGPGAGAQICLACRKRRKRCMRHAMCCPGNYCKNGICMPSDHSHFHRGEIEETIIESVGNDHSTLDGYSRRTTLSSKLYHTKGQEGSICLRSSDCATGLCCARHFWSKICKPVLKEGQVCTKHRRKGSHGLEIFQRCYCGDGLSCRIQKDHQQASNSSRLHTCQRH is encoded by the exons ATGCGGTCTCTGGGCGCAGCGCGAGCTGCGCGGGTCCTGGCCGCCCTGGCAGCGGCGGCCCTCTGCGGTCACCTCCAGCTAGGAGTGAGCGCCACCTTGAACTCGGTCCTAGTCAACTCCAACGCCATCAAGAACTTGCCCCCGGCGCTGGGCGGCGCGGCGGGGCACCCGGGCTCCGCGGTCAGCGCGGCTCCGGGGCTTCTGTTCGAGGGAGGGAACAAGTACCAGACTATCGACAACTATCAG CCATACCCCTGCGCCGAGGACGAGGAGTGCAGCACGGAGGAGTACTGCTCAAGCCCCACCCGTGGGCCGGGCGCCGGCGCACAGATCTGTCTCGCCTGCAGGAAGCGCAGAAAGCGTTGCATGCGTCACGCTATGTGCTGCCCGGGGAACTACTGCAAAAACG GGATATGCATGCCTTCCGATCACAGTCATTTCCACCGAGGAGAAATCGAGGAAACCATCATCGAAAGCGTTGGTAATGATCACAGCACCTTGGATGGGTATTCCAGAAGAACTACACTGTCTTCAAAACTGTATCATACGAAAG GACAAGAAGGTTCCATCTGTCTCCGATCATCGGACTGTGCCACGGGGCTGTGTTGTGCCAGACACTTCTGGTCCAAGATCTGTAAACCTGTCCTCAAAGAAGGTCAAGTGTGCACCAAGCACAGGAGAAAAGGCTCCCATGGGCTGGAGATATTTCAGCGTTGCTACTGTGGAGACGGTCTGTCTTGTCGGATACAGAAAGATCACCAGCAAGCCAGTAATTCTTCCAGGCTTCACACCTGCCAGagacactga